One genomic region from Paramicrobacterium agarici encodes:
- the aztB gene encoding zinc ABC transporter permease AztB encodes MSWLIDPLSTDFVVRAALGGMLVAVICGVVGTWVVIRGMAFLGEAIGHGMLPGVALASVLGLPLIAGAAMSALVMSAAIGMLQRRGRLSYDTSIGLLFVGMLSLGVIIVSHSRSFATDATAMLFGDILAIAPGDIVLLVAALAVTLIVTAAFHRAFVAAAFDRRIAQTLGLAPHIAQSALVGLVTLAVVVSFQAVGTLLVVGLLIAPVVAARPWAQRIPVIMTLASGFGVAAVLTGLLVSWHVGSAAGASIACSAIALAAASALVRGAVDRVRRAEASHRSIHGREPATPVSPPSSILERP; translated from the coding sequence GTGTCCTGGCTGATCGATCCCCTCAGCACCGACTTCGTCGTGCGCGCTGCCCTCGGCGGCATGCTCGTCGCGGTGATCTGCGGCGTCGTCGGAACGTGGGTCGTGATTCGGGGCATGGCATTTCTCGGCGAGGCGATCGGGCACGGGATGCTGCCGGGCGTCGCCCTCGCGAGCGTGCTCGGCCTTCCCCTGATCGCGGGCGCCGCGATGAGCGCTCTCGTCATGAGCGCGGCGATCGGCATGCTGCAACGGCGGGGCCGGCTCTCATACGACACGAGCATCGGCCTGCTGTTCGTCGGCATGCTCTCGCTCGGCGTGATCATCGTGTCGCACTCGCGCAGCTTCGCCACAGACGCAACGGCGATGCTCTTCGGCGACATCCTCGCGATCGCACCCGGCGACATCGTCCTGCTCGTCGCCGCCCTCGCCGTGACTCTCATCGTCACCGCCGCATTCCACCGAGCGTTCGTCGCCGCTGCCTTCGACCGGCGCATCGCGCAGACTCTCGGACTCGCTCCGCACATCGCGCAAAGCGCGCTCGTGGGACTCGTGACACTCGCTGTCGTCGTGTCCTTTCAGGCAGTCGGAACGCTGCTCGTCGTCGGCCTTCTGATCGCTCCCGTCGTCGCCGCACGACCATGGGCACAGCGCATCCCGGTCATCATGACGCTTGCAAGCGGTTTCGGCGTCGCCGCCGTTCTGACCGGCCTGCTCGTGTCGTGGCACGTCGGAAGCGCGGCAGGCGCCTCCATCGCCTGCTCGGCGATCGCGCTCGCCGCAGCATCCGCCCTCGTGCGAGGTGCCGTGGACCGCGTGCGCCGCGCCGAGGCGTCGCACCGCAGCATCCACGGCCGTGAGCCGGCCACCCCTGTTTCGCCACCCTCATCGATTCTCGAAAGGCCCTGA
- the aztA gene encoding zinc ABC transporter ATP-binding protein AztA, whose amino-acid sequence MPSPPHAVLADSLCYAYEQTDVLRDVSLQVRRGEVVAITGANGSGKSTLVELLAGVLTPRQGIVTRSGDVALVVQRPRVSDALPLTVRDVVAMGTWARGRAHRTSDTRSAVADALDRVDLAELASRPFTALSGGQGQRALVAQGIVRRPEILLLDEPAAGLDEHSRERTRSILAEEAARGAAVACVTHDPESIAAADRVIRLENGRVVSGLLSQHPEAP is encoded by the coding sequence ATGCCTTCTCCCCCGCACGCCGTTCTCGCCGACTCGCTCTGCTACGCGTACGAGCAGACCGACGTGCTGCGCGACGTGAGCCTGCAGGTGCGGCGGGGCGAGGTCGTTGCGATCACGGGTGCCAACGGTTCGGGTAAATCGACGCTCGTCGAGTTGCTCGCCGGCGTGCTGACCCCGCGGCAAGGCATCGTGACGCGCTCAGGCGACGTGGCGCTCGTGGTGCAGAGACCGAGGGTGTCCGACGCACTGCCGCTCACGGTGCGCGATGTGGTCGCGATGGGAACGTGGGCGCGTGGCCGAGCGCACCGCACCAGCGACACGCGGTCTGCGGTAGCCGACGCGCTTGATCGCGTTGATCTAGCCGAGCTCGCGTCGCGCCCATTCACCGCGCTGTCAGGTGGTCAGGGTCAGCGCGCCCTCGTCGCGCAGGGAATCGTGAGGCGCCCCGAGATTCTGCTTCTCGACGAGCCCGCGGCCGGGCTCGACGAGCACAGTCGGGAGCGCACGCGGTCGATCCTCGCCGAAGAAGCTGCTCGAGGCGCCGCCGTCGCTTGTGTGACCCACGATCCCGAGTCGATTGCGGCGGCCGACCGGGTGATACGCCTCGAGAACGGTCGTGTCGTCAGCGGGTTGCTGTCACAGCATCCTGAAGCGCCATGA
- a CDS encoding pyridoxal-phosphate-dependent aminotransferase family protein, protein MQTPITTRSLFGPGPTNPYTEATVALGYPLLGHLDPLFIERIDHTCDGLRKVWGTQNARTLPLSATGSAGMEAAFVNMVEPGDVVVIAVNGLFGERMCDVAARCGADVVRVDHEYGQPIDPQRVAEAHPSPAIIAVVHAETSTGVLSDIAALGQLKGDALLLVDAVTSIGGVELRADDWGIDIGYAGTQKCLGVAPGLAPFTVSDRAFERRVENPRSWYLDLGMLGGYVGAASGAKRTYHHTAPVAMIASLEAALDRILGEGLENVWARHSAAAAALRSGLQERGFELFAAEGARLPSLTTVCVPDGVDSAAVRGYLLEKYSMEIGAGVGKYADTVWRIGLMGPNATVGTAEYILMALQDAVTATR, encoded by the coding sequence ATGCAGACACCGATCACCACGCGCAGCCTGTTCGGTCCTGGTCCGACGAATCCCTACACCGAGGCGACCGTGGCGCTCGGCTATCCGCTGCTCGGGCACCTCGACCCGCTCTTCATCGAGCGGATCGACCACACGTGCGACGGACTGCGCAAGGTGTGGGGAACGCAGAACGCTCGAACGCTGCCGCTCAGCGCGACAGGCTCTGCGGGCATGGAGGCCGCGTTCGTCAACATGGTCGAGCCCGGCGACGTCGTCGTCATTGCGGTGAACGGCCTCTTCGGTGAGCGCATGTGCGATGTTGCCGCGCGGTGCGGAGCGGACGTTGTGCGCGTCGACCACGAGTACGGCCAGCCGATCGACCCGCAGCGCGTCGCCGAGGCGCATCCGAGCCCCGCCATCATTGCCGTCGTGCATGCCGAGACCTCGACGGGCGTGCTGTCAGACATCGCGGCGCTCGGGCAGCTCAAGGGCGACGCCCTGCTGCTCGTCGACGCCGTCACGTCGATTGGCGGTGTCGAGCTGCGCGCAGACGACTGGGGCATCGACATCGGCTACGCCGGCACACAGAAGTGCCTCGGTGTCGCTCCAGGGCTCGCGCCGTTCACCGTGTCTGACCGGGCGTTCGAGCGCCGGGTCGAGAATCCCCGCTCGTGGTATCTCGACCTCGGCATGCTGGGCGGCTACGTCGGTGCCGCATCGGGCGCCAAGCGCACGTACCATCACACGGCGCCCGTCGCCATGATCGCGAGTCTCGAGGCGGCGCTCGACCGCATCCTCGGTGAAGGTCTCGAGAACGTCTGGGCGCGGCACAGTGCGGCGGCCGCGGCGCTGCGGTCTGGGCTGCAAGAGCGCGGCTTCGAGCTGTTCGCAGCCGAGGGCGCGCGGCTGCCGTCGCTCACGACGGTGTGCGTGCCCGACGGCGTCGACTCTGCTGCCGTGCGGGGCTACCTGCTCGAGAAGTACAGCATGGAGATTGGCGCGGGTGTCGGAAAGTATGCAGACACCGTGTGGCGCATCGGCCTCATGGGCCCGAATGCGACGGTCGGAACCGCCGAGTACATTCTCATGGCGCTTCAGGATGCTGTGACAGCAACCCGCTGA
- a CDS encoding sigma-70 family RNA polymerase sigma factor, with product MNPTERFERERPRLRAAAYRMLGSLAEADDAVQDAWLRLNASDTTDIRNLGAWLMTATSRVCLNMLRTRRTRGETALDARMPDPIVVSSTADPELSAEQGEAVSMALMVVMETLSPTERVAFVLHDMFTVPFDEIATLVEKTPDAVRQLASRARRRVRTRETQGHADAAEQRRVVRAFFAASRDGDIDGLLAVLAPDVVLRSDGGARRREQSVVLEGAQTVASQAAMYMELAPHVRFVSINGAEGAAVVVQGRVVSLMSFTVVDDRVVAIDVLADPERLPGVTRSITE from the coding sequence ATGAACCCAACGGAGCGCTTCGAACGCGAACGCCCTCGGCTCAGAGCGGCGGCGTATCGCATGCTCGGGTCTCTTGCCGAGGCTGACGACGCAGTTCAAGACGCGTGGCTGCGTTTGAACGCGAGCGACACAACCGACATTCGCAATCTGGGGGCGTGGCTCATGACCGCGACCTCGCGAGTCTGCCTCAACATGCTGCGCACGCGTCGCACCCGCGGCGAGACGGCGCTCGACGCGCGCATGCCCGACCCGATCGTGGTCTCCTCGACGGCCGACCCCGAGCTGAGCGCGGAGCAGGGCGAGGCCGTCAGCATGGCCCTCATGGTCGTCATGGAGACCCTCTCCCCGACAGAGCGCGTAGCGTTCGTGCTGCACGACATGTTCACCGTTCCGTTCGACGAAATTGCGACTCTGGTCGAGAAGACTCCGGATGCTGTGCGCCAGCTCGCGAGCCGGGCACGACGCCGCGTGCGCACGCGAGAGACCCAAGGGCATGCGGATGCTGCAGAGCAGCGCCGCGTAGTGAGGGCGTTCTTTGCAGCATCCCGCGACGGAGACATTGATGGGTTGCTCGCCGTGCTCGCACCCGATGTGGTGCTGCGCAGCGACGGCGGTGCGCGTCGCCGGGAGCAGTCCGTCGTGCTGGAGGGTGCTCAGACCGTTGCGTCGCAAGCGGCGATGTACATGGAGCTCGCACCGCACGTGCGATTCGTCTCGATCAACGGCGCCGAGGGCGCGGCCGTCGTCGTGCAGGGTCGTGTCGTCTCGCTTATGTCGTTCACGGTCGTCGATGACCGCGTGGTGGCGATCGATGTTCTGGCCGACCCCGAGCGCTTGCCCGGAGTGACGCGGAGCATCACGGAGTAG
- a CDS encoding SDR family oxidoreductase, with protein MSAILVTGGTGTIGSYVVESLRALGRDVRTVSRHAHVPADGTSHVVCDLRTGDGLADAMRDVETVLHLAGGASGDGALTATVARAARTASVAHLVLISVIGADAMPIGYFREKKAAESVVRESRVPFSILRAAQAHSLVLPLAQMMSKLPLVPNPTGLRFEPVDPRDIADRLVEIAEGTPAGLVPDIAGPQVYSLRELVQSYADAVGKRCAFVRVRIPGAIGRAYRAGENLAARDADHGERTWEGYIAEHGALVVSARK; from the coding sequence ATGTCTGCAATCCTCGTCACCGGAGGAACCGGGACGATCGGCTCATACGTCGTCGAGAGCCTTCGAGCTCTCGGGCGCGATGTGCGCACCGTCAGCCGCCATGCGCACGTCCCGGCCGACGGCACGTCGCACGTTGTCTGCGACCTTCGCACCGGAGACGGCTTGGCCGACGCCATGCGCGACGTCGAGACCGTGCTGCACCTCGCCGGCGGCGCGAGCGGCGACGGAGCGCTGACCGCGACCGTTGCGCGCGCGGCTAGGACTGCCAGCGTCGCGCACCTCGTGCTCATCTCGGTGATCGGCGCCGATGCCATGCCCATCGGCTACTTCCGCGAGAAGAAGGCCGCCGAGAGCGTCGTGCGCGAATCGCGCGTTCCCTTCAGCATCCTTCGAGCCGCCCAGGCCCACTCGCTCGTGCTGCCCCTCGCGCAGATGATGTCGAAGCTGCCGCTGGTGCCGAATCCGACGGGACTGCGGTTCGAGCCCGTCGACCCGCGCGACATCGCCGACCGACTCGTCGAGATCGCCGAAGGGACACCGGCGGGTCTCGTGCCTGACATCGCGGGCCCTCAGGTGTACTCGCTGCGTGAGCTCGTGCAGAGCTACGCGGATGCTGTCGGCAAGCGTTGCGCGTTCGTGCGCGTACGCATTCCCGGAGCCATCGGTCGCGCCTATCGCGCTGGCGAGAACCTGGCGGCACGCGATGCAGACCACGGCGAGCGCACGTGGGAGGGCTATATCGCTGAGCATGGCGCGCTGGTTGTGTCTGCACGGAAGTGA
- a CDS encoding TetR/AcrR family transcriptional regulator: MFTEPVQSRVQQREATRRRVIDVADRLFRANGFTATSVRQIAHEAGVSAGTVMAVGDKSTLLAAVFESSIAQMQSAPPPRTSASADAATTPDRIAAVLRPFLELFARDQELSREYAGVLVRGGHESVIFTTLGNDLLQAITVELARSGLSAARAAAASRVIYFAYLGVLFAWAGNGSDVPSALRELRNAVSVVTAENPEN; encoded by the coding sequence ATGTTCACTGAACCGGTTCAGTCAAGGGTCCAGCAACGCGAGGCGACGCGCCGGCGAGTAATCGACGTTGCCGACAGGCTGTTTCGCGCAAACGGCTTCACGGCAACTTCGGTTCGCCAAATCGCACATGAAGCGGGAGTCAGCGCGGGCACCGTCATGGCGGTCGGCGACAAGAGCACGCTGCTTGCCGCCGTGTTCGAATCATCGATCGCGCAGATGCAGAGCGCGCCGCCTCCTCGCACATCAGCCTCAGCGGATGCCGCCACCACTCCGGACCGCATCGCCGCCGTGCTTCGCCCCTTTCTCGAGCTGTTCGCCCGTGACCAGGAGCTCTCACGCGAATACGCCGGAGTCCTCGTTCGCGGAGGTCACGAATCCGTGATCTTCACGACGCTCGGCAACGACCTGCTTCAGGCGATCACGGTTGAGCTCGCGAGATCGGGACTCAGCGCGGCACGTGCCGCCGCGGCATCCCGGGTCATCTACTTCGCGTACCTCGGCGTTCTCTTCGCCTGGGCAGGAAACGGCTCAGACGTCCCATCTGCGCTGCGTGAGCTGCGGAACGCGGTGTCCGTGGTGACCGCCGAGAATCCGGAGAACTGA
- a CDS encoding DoxX family protein: protein MLLLPDPWWLTALLAAVVLGDAVMSIRPPRFIRDCLNGVHFPREWWWALVVIKLLAAGGLAVGVWIPGIAFAANVGVVCYFIAAAYAHVRVRFVGSEFWVNCLGMLTLASVVLLVSYL, encoded by the coding sequence ATGCTGCTTCTGCCCGACCCCTGGTGGCTCACGGCACTGCTCGCCGCGGTCGTGCTGGGCGATGCCGTGATGTCGATTCGACCTCCCCGGTTCATTCGCGACTGCCTGAACGGGGTCCACTTTCCGCGCGAGTGGTGGTGGGCTCTCGTGGTGATCAAGCTCCTCGCAGCGGGAGGGCTCGCCGTCGGCGTCTGGATTCCGGGCATCGCGTTTGCGGCGAACGTGGGAGTCGTCTGCTATTTCATTGCGGCGGCATACGCCCACGTTCGCGTGCGCTTCGTCGGCAGCGAGTTCTGGGTGAACTGCCTGGGAATGCTGACGCTTGCATCGGTCGTGCTGCTCGTCTCGTACCTCTGA
- a CDS encoding DUF2945 domain-containing protein has protein sequence MAEFAVGDHVSWNSEAGQVSGTITKVHESDFTYKGHNRRASKDDPQYEIASDKTDHVAAHKGSALTRIEK, from the coding sequence ATGGCCGAATTCGCCGTTGGCGACCACGTGAGCTGGAACTCCGAGGCCGGGCAGGTGTCAGGAACGATCACCAAGGTGCACGAGTCCGACTTCACGTACAAGGGCCACAATCGCCGGGCGTCGAAAGATGACCCGCAGTACGAGATCGCGAGCGACAAGACGGACCACGTCGCGGCGCACAAGGGCTCCGCTCTGACGCGCATCGAGAAATAG
- a CDS encoding DUF488 domain-containing protein translates to MPDAPIASPVFTVGHSDRTLEEFTRMLHEHDVRHIVDVRKLAGSRKYPHFNDDALSESLPSAGIAYSRIEELAGRRPVSKDVPFEVNAFWNNRSFHNYADYALSESFRNGLDQLHALAAEATVAVMCSEAVWWRCHRRIIADHLLAHGDTVRHIMTETKADAASLTLGAVTHPDHSVTYPPTAR, encoded by the coding sequence GTGCCTGACGCGCCTATTGCGAGCCCGGTCTTCACGGTCGGCCACTCGGACCGCACGCTCGAAGAATTCACCAGGATGCTGCATGAGCACGATGTGCGGCACATAGTCGACGTGCGCAAGCTCGCGGGCTCACGCAAGTACCCGCACTTCAACGACGACGCACTCAGCGAGTCGTTGCCGAGCGCCGGCATTGCCTACTCGCGCATCGAGGAGCTCGCGGGGCGGCGTCCGGTATCGAAGGACGTGCCGTTTGAGGTGAACGCCTTCTGGAACAATCGCAGCTTTCACAACTACGCCGACTACGCACTGAGCGAGAGCTTTCGTAACGGTCTTGACCAGTTACACGCTCTGGCAGCAGAGGCAACCGTGGCCGTCATGTGCTCGGAGGCGGTGTGGTGGCGCTGCCATCGGCGCATCATTGCCGACCATCTGCTCGCGCATGGCGACACCGTGCGGCACATCATGACTGAGACGAAAGCGGATGCTGCGAGCCTGACACTCGGCGCGGTCACCCACCCGGACCACTCAGTCACGTACCCGCCCACCGCGCGCTGA
- a CDS encoding type II toxin-antitoxin system VapC family toxin — MIVLDASVVIAVLTHDDQHHDQADSFFRATVSNGYLMHSLTLAEILVGPVRAHRETLALRAIDGLGISEWSPGERSASRLATLRAETSLKLPDCCVLDAALETSSSLATFDEKLATAARALGVDVFSHDSR, encoded by the coding sequence ATGATCGTGCTCGATGCAAGCGTCGTCATCGCTGTTCTCACGCACGACGACCAGCACCACGATCAAGCCGATTCCTTTTTTCGTGCGACCGTGAGTAATGGCTACCTCATGCACTCACTGACACTCGCCGAGATCCTCGTTGGTCCCGTGCGCGCCCATCGCGAGACACTCGCGCTCCGAGCAATAGATGGTCTTGGAATCTCCGAGTGGTCGCCGGGCGAACGCAGCGCATCCCGTCTGGCCACACTTCGCGCAGAAACGTCGCTTAAGCTGCCCGACTGCTGTGTTCTCGATGCTGCCCTCGAAACTAGCTCGAGCCTCGCAACGTTCGACGAGAAGCTAGCAACCGCGGCCAGGGCATTGGGAGTAGACGTGTTCTCCCACGACAGCCGGTAA
- a CDS encoding MgtC/SapB family protein — MREWERWATPGTARSKATFGEGRPMDGITWIPDTLLTQLILLCIAFGLSAIVGFERQRQLKSAGMRTHTVVGLGAALFTLVSAYGFENVLGPDVVLDPSRIAAQIVSGIGFLGAGVIFVRQNIVNGLTTAASIWVTAAIGMACGAGMPLVAAAATALYLIAVMALSMIAALIPSADRSVRFVVTYRNHKGALRRILACATDLGYQTSLSNTRKLEERGTDMIEASMRFTRAKAGPTDDLVEALSDVKDVLSVSSPDDSD; from the coding sequence ATGCGAGAATGGGAGCGCTGGGCGACACCGGGCACGGCACGATCGAAGGCGACATTCGGGGAGGGGCGACCGATGGACGGCATCACCTGGATTCCCGACACTCTTCTCACGCAGCTCATCTTGCTCTGCATTGCATTCGGATTGTCGGCGATCGTCGGGTTCGAACGCCAGCGGCAGCTGAAGTCGGCGGGAATGCGCACGCACACGGTCGTCGGCCTAGGTGCAGCGCTGTTCACCCTGGTGTCGGCGTACGGCTTCGAGAACGTGCTCGGTCCCGACGTTGTGCTGGACCCCTCCCGCATTGCGGCGCAGATCGTGTCGGGAATCGGCTTTCTCGGCGCCGGAGTCATTTTTGTGCGCCAGAACATTGTCAATGGCCTCACGACCGCCGCCTCGATTTGGGTGACGGCAGCGATCGGCATGGCGTGCGGTGCCGGGATGCCGCTGGTCGCTGCGGCAGCGACGGCCCTGTACTTGATCGCAGTGATGGCACTGAGCATGATTGCCGCTCTGATTCCGTCTGCTGACCGCAGCGTGAGGTTCGTGGTGACCTATCGCAATCACAAGGGTGCGCTCCGCAGAATCCTCGCGTGCGCGACAGATCTCGGCTACCAGACCTCGTTGAGCAACACGCGAAAGCTCGAGGAACGCGGCACAGACATGATCGAGGCGAGCATGCGCTTCACACGGGCAAAGGCCGGGCCAACAGACGATCTGGTTGAGGCGCTGTCCGACGTGAAAGACGTGCTCTCGGTGTCGTCACCCGACGACAGCGATTGA
- a CDS encoding MBL fold metallo-hydrolase produces MTTELLVDRPAFTVRRAFVSSMNNAVYLVTARRSGEQVLIDAADDAEAISDLVEEGAQDAADGARLAYVVTTHAHWDHTRATAEIAAQTGAHVAIGREDAAQLKAERGIEADMLLDDGDLVHVDGVTLDVIGLRGHTAGSVALALDAEEPALLFTGDSLFPGGVGNTGDDPERFAQLFGDVTTRLFDRFADDTIVFPGHGEPTTLGAERPALPEWRARGW; encoded by the coding sequence ATGACCACCGAGCTCCTCGTCGATCGCCCGGCATTCACGGTGCGGCGCGCTTTCGTGTCGTCGATGAACAACGCTGTCTATCTTGTGACGGCGCGGCGTTCGGGCGAGCAGGTGCTCATTGACGCCGCTGACGATGCCGAGGCGATCTCCGATCTCGTCGAAGAAGGGGCTCAGGATGCTGCGGATGGCGCACGTCTCGCTTACGTCGTGACGACGCACGCTCACTGGGACCATACGCGCGCAACGGCAGAGATCGCTGCGCAGACAGGTGCTCATGTCGCCATTGGACGAGAGGATGCTGCGCAGCTCAAGGCGGAGCGAGGCATTGAAGCCGACATGCTGCTTGACGACGGAGACCTGGTGCACGTCGACGGCGTCACGCTCGATGTGATCGGACTTCGCGGGCACACCGCGGGCTCGGTCGCGCTTGCCCTCGACGCCGAAGAACCGGCGCTTCTCTTCACGGGCGACAGCCTCTTCCCCGGTGGCGTCGGCAACACCGGAGACGACCCAGAACGTTTCGCCCAGCTGTTCGGCGACGTGACCACGCGGCTCTTCGATCGCTTCGCCGACGACACAATCGTCTTTCCCGGTCACGGCGAGCCGACGACCCTCGGAGCCGAGCGCCCCGCGCTTCCGGAGTGGCGCGCCCGCGGCTGGTAG
- a CDS encoding amidohydrolase family protein, producing MQPTDTAVFDAHFHIVDPAYPLIPNNGYLPDAFTADDYVARTAALGVTGGAVVSGSFQGTDQSYLVAALERLGPGFVGVTQLSTSVSDDEITRLDAAGVRAVRFNLYRGATIGLAEMEHFATRVHDVAGWHSELYVDASDLPDLAETLRRLPQASVDHLGMTGDASGTLLSLVEGGLVVKATGFGRMSVSDPDALMATIDRANPHALIFGTDLPSTRAAVPFADADLDRVRAAVGDDRAQAVLWHNARRFYRLSDME from the coding sequence ATGCAGCCCACCGACACCGCGGTCTTCGACGCGCACTTTCACATCGTTGACCCCGCGTACCCACTGATTCCGAACAACGGATACCTGCCCGACGCCTTCACCGCCGACGACTACGTTGCGCGCACTGCGGCGCTCGGCGTCACGGGTGGAGCGGTCGTGAGCGGGTCGTTCCAGGGCACGGACCAGAGCTATCTGGTGGCCGCACTCGAGCGCCTCGGCCCCGGATTCGTCGGCGTCACGCAGCTGTCCACGAGCGTCTCAGACGACGAGATCACACGATTGGATGCTGCGGGAGTCCGCGCCGTGCGCTTCAACCTCTACCGCGGCGCCACGATCGGTCTCGCCGAGATGGAGCACTTCGCCACACGCGTGCACGATGTCGCCGGATGGCACAGTGAGCTCTACGTCGATGCATCGGACCTCCCCGACCTCGCCGAGACGCTCCGACGGCTTCCGCAAGCATCCGTCGATCACCTCGGCATGACCGGCGACGCGTCGGGCACTCTGCTCTCGCTTGTTGAGGGCGGCCTCGTTGTGAAGGCGACCGGCTTCGGGCGCATGTCAGTGAGCGATCCGGATGCTCTGATGGCAACGATCGACAGGGCCAACCCGCACGCGCTGATCTTCGGAACCGATCTGCCCTCGACTCGCGCCGCCGTGCCGTTCGCTGATGCGGATCTCGACCGTGTGCGCGCTGCCGTCGGCGACGACCGTGCCCAAGCCGTGCTGTGGCACAATGCCCGGCGCTTCTACCGCCTCTCCGACATGGAGTAG
- a CDS encoding NAD(P)-binding domain-containing protein yields the protein MATDPRFATVVVIGAGQAGLSSAFHLQRLGFASALDNSDGDRTFVVVDGNAAPGGAWQHRWDSLTMNTVNGIFDLPGMEKPPIDDSEPSRDAVPRYFAAYENAFDLPILRPVHVSSVHEAEASPDAELIVDTDAGAWRTRAVINATGTWDNPLVPQYPGADSFLGRQLHTSEYVSLDEFAGQRVAVVGGGISAIQHIEEISRVATTLWYTRRDPVWIDGKFEAETNGRATIAAVTADVEAGRPSGSISSYTGIPWTPYALKAKARGALERRPMFTAIEPRGVREADGSLTTVDVILWATGFRPALRHLGPLRLRNELGGITMRGTRVKDEPRVHLVGFGPSQSTVGANRAGRHAATQIMRMLEGDERDNRRHRGDATAISA from the coding sequence ATGGCCACCGATCCCCGCTTCGCGACCGTCGTCGTGATCGGTGCTGGGCAAGCGGGACTCTCGTCCGCTTTTCACCTGCAGCGCCTCGGGTTCGCGAGCGCCCTCGATAATTCCGATGGAGATCGCACCTTCGTCGTGGTCGACGGGAACGCTGCGCCTGGCGGTGCGTGGCAGCACCGGTGGGACTCGCTCACGATGAACACGGTGAACGGCATCTTCGACCTGCCCGGCATGGAGAAGCCACCGATCGACGACAGCGAGCCGAGTCGTGACGCGGTTCCGCGCTACTTTGCGGCCTACGAGAACGCGTTCGATCTGCCGATCCTGCGGCCCGTGCACGTGTCGTCCGTCCATGAGGCTGAGGCGTCGCCCGACGCAGAACTCATCGTCGACACGGATGCTGGAGCCTGGCGCACACGCGCCGTCATCAACGCGACAGGCACGTGGGATAACCCGCTTGTGCCGCAGTACCCTGGCGCGGACAGCTTTCTCGGGCGCCAGCTGCACACGAGCGAGTACGTATCGCTCGACGAGTTCGCCGGACAGCGGGTTGCCGTCGTTGGCGGCGGCATCTCGGCGATTCAGCACATTGAGGAGATCTCTCGCGTCGCCACAACGCTCTGGTACACGCGACGTGACCCCGTCTGGATCGACGGCAAGTTCGAGGCGGAGACCAACGGCCGCGCCACGATCGCCGCGGTGACCGCCGACGTCGAGGCAGGGCGCCCATCTGGCAGCATCTCGTCGTACACCGGCATCCCATGGACCCCGTATGCGCTCAAAGCGAAGGCGCGCGGTGCACTCGAGCGCCGCCCGATGTTCACGGCGATCGAACCGCGCGGCGTTCGCGAAGCAGACGGGTCGCTCACGACCGTTGACGTGATTCTCTGGGCTACCGGTTTCAGGCCCGCGTTGAGACACCTCGGCCCACTGCGTCTGCGCAACGAGCTCGGCGGCATCACGATGCGCGGAACGCGGGTGAAGGACGAACCGCGCGTTCACCTCGTTGGATTCGGCCCCTCGCAGTCGACCGTCGGTGCCAACCGCGCCGGTCGGCACGCGGCAACGCAGATAATGCGGATGCTGGAGGGCGACGAGCGCGACAATCGCCGACACCGGGGCGACGCAACCGCGATATCCGCGTAA
- the msrA gene encoding peptide-methionine (S)-S-oxide reductase MsrA codes for MTSGIRDTGEITRREGAETAVLAGGCFWGMEDLVRKQPGVLGTRVGYTGGENEHATYGNHPGHAEALEIVFDPTKTTYRDILAFFFQIHDPSTLNRQGNDRGTSYRSAIFPVTDEQEAVARETIADVDASGLWPAPAVTTIEPLGAFWEAEPEHQDYLEKYPNGYTCHFPRADWVLPRRGAATA; via the coding sequence ATGACTAGCGGAATTCGCGACACCGGCGAGATTACACGCAGGGAAGGCGCAGAAACCGCCGTGCTCGCAGGAGGGTGCTTCTGGGGCATGGAAGACCTCGTGCGCAAGCAGCCGGGAGTGCTCGGAACGCGCGTGGGATACACGGGTGGCGAGAACGAGCACGCCACGTATGGCAACCATCCGGGTCACGCCGAGGCACTGGAGATTGTCTTCGACCCGACGAAGACCACGTATCGGGACATTCTTGCCTTCTTCTTCCAGATCCACGACCCTTCTACGCTCAATCGGCAGGGTAACGACAGGGGAACGAGCTACCGGTCGGCGATCTTCCCCGTCACTGACGAACAAGAGGCCGTCGCCCGTGAGACGATCGCGGACGTCGACGCTTCCGGCCTGTGGCCCGCACCGGCGGTGACCACGATCGAACCATTGGGCGCGTTCTGGGAGGCCGAGCCGGAACACCAGGACTACCTCGAGAAGTACCCGAACGGCTACACCTGCCACTTCCCGAGAGCAGACTGGGTGCTTCCGCGCCGGGGCGCCGCAACGGCCTGA